A stretch of DNA from Bacillus sp. NP157:
GTCCAGGTACATCGCGCCGAGCACCAGCAGGCTGTCCTCGCTTTCCCAACGCTTCGGCGCCTGGCGCAGCAACAGGTATTCCCACGGCCGCACGCGCAGCTGGCCGAGCCCCGCATTGACGCCGTCGCGGTACGCATCGATCACCTCGCGCTGGTCCGGCGGCAGGAACGCATACGCGGCTTCGGCCACGGCGCGCAGGCGATGCACGCGGTGGCGCATGTCCACGTCCACGGCTTTTTCGCCGACCAGCGCGGCCAGTTCACCCGCGGCCACGCGGCGCAGCAGGTCCATCTGGAAAAAGCGATCCTGGCCATGCGCGAAGCCGAGCGCCCAGGCGGCGTCGCGGCGGTTCGCAGCCTGCACCGTGAGCGTGCCGCGGGCATCGCGTTGCAGCGTCGCGACCGCGCTGGGGCCGCGTAGCGACAGCGTGCCGTCCAGCCGCGCGAGGCTGCCCGATAGTGCGAACCAGGCGCTTGCCACCGCGAGCAGGATCAGGACAGACAGGCCGATCAGCAGGCGGATGGCGAGGCGCATGGGCGTCAGCGTGGCTTGGGGAAGACGGCGACCATGCCTGCGTAAGGCTTGGTCATGAAGGCGGGAGCGCCGGCGTAGCCATCCGTGGGCGTCCACGCCTGCGAGATGGTGCCGTCGAGGAACAGTGCGTCGCGGCAGCCCAGTTCGTCGCGGAACAGGCGGGCGAACGAGTGGAAGTTGACCGGGGCGCGGCTGATGGCGAAGACCACTTCGTGTGCTGATTTCGCGCAGACGCCGCTGCGCCATTTCATGCTGTCCGAACCGTTGTCGAACTGCGTGTTGACCTCGCCGTCGATCACCAGCATCGGGCCGGACTGCGTGGCCCAGCGTGGCTTGCGACCGGACGCCCTGAACGCTTCGGTCGGTCGGACCTCGGCGCTGCCGTCGTCGTAGATGGCGAAAACGCCGTTCGGCAGCAGCGAGAAATTGCCCGAGCGCGGGTTGCCGTGGGCGAGGTTGAGCGGAACGATGGTCTTGCCGTCTTCGACGTAGAGGCCGAGCGGGCGGAAGTCGCGGTCGTAGATGCCGGCGTTGGTCGCGAAGGCCAGCTTGCGGCCCCTGGCCGCCGTGTAGGCCTTCAACGCTTCGATGCCCGCGAACGGCT
This window harbors:
- a CDS encoding phosphodiester glycosidase family protein, whose amino-acid sequence is MATRFLSRSLALAGLATLSIGCAAPADAVEGRDVVFDSQSYYVVNVDTREESIELFWQNPDTQQPFAGIEALKAYTAARGRKLAFATNAGIYDRDFRPLGLYVEDGKTIVPLNLAHGNPRSGNFSLLPNGVFAIYDDGSAEVRPTEAFRASGRKPRWATQSGPMLVIDGEVNTQFDNGSDSMKWRSGVCAKSAHEVVFAISRAPVNFHSFARLFRDELGCRDALFLDGTISQAWTPTDGYAGAPAFMTKPYAGMVAVFPKPR